The genome window CTTCCCTCTGTGCGTGCACATGGTCTCCAACGAGTACGAGCAGCTGTCCTCCGAGGCCCTCGAAGCCGCTCGTATCTGTGCCAACAAGTACGTTGATCCGCCATCCGCTCCGCAcccgcagccgcagcagcagcagcatcaccacACCACCACTTCAGTCCACTAACCATTGATCAAATAGGTACCTCGTCAAGATCACCGGTAAGGAAGGTTTCCACCTGCGTGTGCGTGTGCACCCCTTCCACGTCATCCGTATCAACAAGATGTTGTCCTGCGCCGGAGCCGATCGTCTCCAGACTGGTATGCGTGGTGCCTTCGGTAAGCCCCAGGGTACCGTTGCCCGTGTGAACATCGGCCAGATCATCCTGTCCGTCCGCACCCGTGACTCCAACCGCGCCGCCGCCATCGAGGCTCTGCGCCGTGCCATGTACAAGTTCCCCGGCCGCCAAAAGATCATCGTCTCCAAGAACTGGGGCTTCACCCCCGTCCGTCGCGAGGACTACATCCAGCTCCGCAACGAGGGCAAGCTCAAGCAGGATGGTGCCTACGTTCAGTTCCTGCGTGGCCACGGTCTGATCGAGGAGAACATGAAGCGCTTCCCTAGCGCCTACGAGAACCTGTCTCAGGCTTAGATGATTTCCCAGTAGCGTTAGAGAAAAGATGAAAAAAGACAACCCAATTTTCAGTTCCCCGTTTTCATGTTACCCCCCATCCTGGAAAGGATTTGATGTCATTTAGTGGTGCTCTCACATACGGCGGAGTTGATTAATCATGGATATTCCTCGGCTTGTTTCATCCCCGATCTGCTCAATCCGACTGTAGCGGTAGCGGTAGCGGAATGGACCACGACATTACGACATGTTGCATGCTGAATGTTTTATTACACCTATATCTACCTACTGTAGGCAACGAGTAATTGATTGGCCTATTTAATCAGGCCCCTCAGGAGATATCCACCCATCGTTAAGTCCGCTCCGATATAAGAACATTTAGAAAGTTGTACAAGATGCCATTATTCCAAGTAACATAAAGCCGAGAAAATTAACATGACAACATATTGTCAATATAAACAGACGCAACCCAATCGCCGTCGTCTCCCCGCCACCCTATTCTACCATACACCGTCTTGTAGCTGTACCCCTAGGACAAGATACACCCTCACCTCTGTCTGCGCCACGGAGCCAAGTAAAGATGCGAAATTGAACACAGACCCAAACACCATACCCAAGACAGGTGGTCGAACGAAACACGATGATCCAAAGAGATGCATGG of Aspergillus fumigatus Af293 chromosome 2, whole genome shotgun sequence contains these proteins:
- a CDS encoding 60S ribosomal protein uL16, translated to MARRPARCYRYCKNKPYPKSRFNRGVPDPKIRIFDLGRKKASVDDFPLCVHMVSNEYEQLSSEALEAARICANKYLVKITGKEGFHLRVRVHPFHVIRINKMLSCAGADRLQTGMRGAFGKPQGTVARVNIGQIILSVRTRDSNRAAAIEALRRAMYKFPGRQKIIVSKNWGFTPVRREDYIQLRNEGKLKQDGAYVQFLRGHGLIEENMKRFPSAYENLSQA